The following proteins are co-located in the Telopea speciosissima isolate NSW1024214 ecotype Mountain lineage chromosome 9, Tspe_v1, whole genome shotgun sequence genome:
- the LOC122639182 gene encoding protein trichome birefringence-like, protein MPDTNGSKKETLRLDIVERSLDKYKNADIIVFNTGHWWTHEKTSKGKDYYQEGSHIYDESNDVEAFRRALTTWARWVDANVSPKKTLVFFRGYCASHFSGGQWNSGGQCDHETEPIKNETYLKTYTQKMTVLESVLKGMRTPVAWKW, encoded by the exons ATGCCAGACACGAATGgatcaaagaaggaaacactTCGTCTCGACATAGTTGAGAGATCGTTAGATAAATACAAGAATGCAGATATCATCGTCTTCAACACGGGACACTGGTGGACTCACGAGAAGACTTCAAAAGG AAAGGATTACTATCAAGAAGGTAGCCATATCTATGACGAATCGAACGATGTCGAGGCATTTCGAAGAGCTTTAACAACTTGGGCAAGATGGGTTGATGCCAATGTAAGTCCTAAGAAGACCCTGGTTTTCTTCAGGGGCTATTGTGCCTCACATTTCAG TGGTGGACAGTGGAATTCAGGTGGGCAATGCGACCATGAAACTGAACCCATCAAGAACGAAACCTATTTGAAAACGTATACGCAGAAGATGACAGTGTTGGAGTCGGTATTGAAGGGGATGAGAACGCCAGTCGCCTGGAAGTGGTGA
- the LOC122640686 gene encoding probable nucleolar protein 5-2 has protein sequence MLVLFETPAGFALFKVLDEGKISKVDDLWKEFSTSESARQIVKLKAFSKFENTAEALSAATLLIDGKPTKSLRKFLRAHCDGESLAVADSKLGNVIKEKLQIDCVHNNAVMELMRGLRSQLTELISGLPVQDLAPMSLGLAHSLSRYKLKFSPDKVDTMIIQAIGLLDDLDKELNTYAMRVREWYGWHFPELAKIVQDNILYAKAVKLMGNRENAAKFDFSEILPEEVETELKEAAVVSMGTEVSELDLMNIRDLCDQVLALSEYRAQLYDYLKSRMNTIAPNLTALVGELVGARLIAHGGSLLNLAKQPGSTVQILGAEKALFRALKTKHATPKYGLIYHASLIGQAAPKLKGKISRSLAAKTALAIRYDALGDNPDNSMGLENRLKLEARLRNLEGRELGRSAGSMKGKPKIEAYDKDRKGAGALITAAKAYNPSADSTLGRTMETAMDHQDEDATEKKKKMGIKNTDQQDTEDSAVEPGEETKKEKKKKKKKHTETEADLEPEDQHIEPEAGEKKKKKKRKHTETEEETEGIKKEKKKKKKKNVE, from the exons ATGCTCGTGCTATTTGAAACCCCCGCGGGTTTCGCCTTGTTTAAAGTATTAGATGAAGGAAAGATATCTAAAGTTGAT GACTTGTGGAAGGAGTTTTCCACATCAGAGTCAGCTAGACAG ATAGTGAAGCTGAAAGCCTTTTCCAAGTTTGAGAACACAGCTGAAGCCTTGTCAGCAGCAACCTTGTTGATTGATGGCAAGCCCACCAAGTCTCTTCGTAAATTTTTGCGTGCTCATTGCGATGGAGAGTCATTAGCCGTGGCAGACTCAAAGCTTGGAAATGTGATAAAAGAAAAACTG CAAATCGACTGTGTTCACAACAATGCAGTGATGGAGCTCATGAGAGGGTTAAGAAGTCAACTAACGGAACTGATATCAGGGCTCCCTGTTCAAGATTTAGCTCCAATGAGCTTGGGTTTAGCTCATAGTTTGTCAAGATATAAGCTAAAATTTAGTCCTGACAAG GTAGATACAATGATCATTCAGGCTATTGGTTTGTTGGATGATCTTGATAAGGAGCTCAACACATATGCAATGAGAGTTCGAGAATGGTATGGTTGGCATTTTCCAGAGCTTGCAAAGATTGTTCAAGACAACATTCTCTATGCCAAGGCTGTGAAGCTAATGGGGAATCGTGAAAATGCTGCAAAGTTTGATTTCTCGGAG ATATTGCCAGAAGAGGTTGAGACAGAACTGAAAGAGGCAGCCGTGGTGTCCATGGGGACTGAAGTCAGTGAGCTTGATCTGATGAATATTAGGGACCTCTGTGATCAAGTGTTGGCTCTTTCAGAGTATAGAGCTCAACTATATGATTACTTGAAAAGCAGAATGAACACCATTGCTCCAAATCTGACTGCTCTTGTTGGAGAGCTTGTTGGTGCTCGCCTTATTGCTCATGGGGGCAGCTTGCTTAATCTTGCCAAGCAGCCTGGAAGCACGGTTCAGATCCTGGGTGCAGAGAAAGCCCTGTTCAGGGCTCTGAAGACAAAACATGCTACTCCCAAATATGGGCTGATCTATCATGCATCTTTAATTGGTCAGGCAGCTCCaaaattgaagggaaaaatTTCTCGATCTCTTGCTGCTAAGACTGCATTAGCCATTAGGTATGATGCTCTTGGAGATAACCCAGATAATTCAATGGGACTAGAGAATCGATTAAAG CTTGAAGCCCGGCTGAGGAATCTTGAGGGAAGAGAATTGGGGCGGTCCGCTGGGTCGATGAAAGGAAAACCCAAGATTGAAGCCTATGATAAGGATCGTAAGGGGGCAGGGGCATTGATAACTGCTGCAAAG GCTTACAATCCTTCGGCTGATTCAACACTTGGGCGGACTATGGAAACAGCAATGGACCATCAGGATGAGGATGCtactgaaaagaaaaagaaaatgggaatTAAAAACACTGACCAGCAAGATACTGAGGATTCTGCGGTGGAACCAGGAGaggaaaccaaaaaggaaaagaagaaaaagaagaaaaagcataCAGAAACTGAAGCTGATTTGGAGCCTGAGGATCAGCACATTGAACCTGAAGctggagaaaaaaagaagaaaaagaagagaaagcatACAGAAACAGAGGAGGAAACTGAAGGgatcaagaaagagaagaagaagaagaaaaagaagaatgtcGAGTGA
- the LOC122639368 gene encoding phosphoserine phosphatase, chloroplastic-like — protein sequence MEGLASTGTITVQPYCTRRKYISPQPYPHHLTKGLFTSCLRMSTKPRLTTSITASVQPIESAIPAQCNNTQPSREVLEIWQSADAVCFDVDSTVCLDEGIDELAEFCGAGKAVAEWTARAMSGSVPFEDALAARLSLFNPPLSQLQDFLEKKPPRLSPGIDELIKKLKVKQTDVYLISGGFRQMIQPVSLLLGIPPENIFANQLLFGSSGEFLGFDRSEPTSRSGGKATAVQQIREAHGYKALVMLGDGATDLEARKPGGADLFICYAGVQLREAVAAKADWVVFNFQDLINSLE from the exons ATGGAAGGGTTGGCGAGCACAGGCACCATCACTGTTCAACCCTATTGTACACGCCGAAAATACATTTCCCCCCAACCATACCCTCATCATTTGACAAAGGGTTTGTTTACAAGTTGTCTTCGGATGAGCACAAAACCCAGGTTGACCACCTCCATAACTGCTTCAGTTCAGCCTATAGAATCAGCCATTCCTGCGCAATGCAACAACACTCAGCCTTCGAGAG AAGTTCTCGAGATATGGCAAAGTGCTGATGCAGTCTGCTTTGATGTGGATAGTACTGTCTGCCTCGATGAGGGCATAGATGAACTTGCAGAGTTCTGTGGAGCTGGAAAGGCTGTTGCGGAATGGACTGCTAGGGCAATGAGTGGTTCTGTTCCTTTTGAGGATGCTCTGGCAGCCAGACTTTCTCTGTTTAACCCTCCTCTGTCCCAACTCCAGGATTTCCTTGAGAAGAAACCTCCTAG ACTTTCTCCTGGCATAGATGAATTGATCAAGAAATTGAAGGTTAAACAAACTGATGTTTATCTGATTTCTGGAGGTTTTCGTCAGATGATCCAA CCTGTTTCGTTACTACTTGGAATTCCCCCTGAAAACATCTTTGCAAATCAACTGCTCTTTGGAAGTTCTGGGGAGTTCCTTGGGTTTGACAGGAGTGAACCTACTTCTAGGAGTGGTGGGAAAGCCACTGCAGTTCAACAAATAAGGGAG GCTCATGGATACAAGGCACTAGTCATGTTAGGGGATGGTGCAACTGATCTTGAG GCTCGTAAACCAGGTGGTGCTGACTTATTTATTTGCTATGCTGGAGTTCAACTTCGTGAAGCTGTCGCAGCAAAGGCCGATTGGGTGGTTTTCAACTTCCAAGATTTGATAAATTCCTTAGAATAA